A region of Thermococcus barossii DNA encodes the following proteins:
- a CDS encoding DUF4405 domain-containing protein codes for MRASALVRGVIDLLLTLVFVVVLVTGIGLYIAPSGRIAESIGWTFMGMDKDTLTDVHTYFGFVMAGLVSIHLAIGLKSMWVMLKSAFRGSRLKVAASLIVPLLLIAAGYQAFSAYTVEEEHTTTSYEEYTDSGVYITGTMMKYYTVEQLAQEFNVPTSGLLEKLREKGTDAGPDDTLAEIEYEYDLEREEFKAMLEEIITELRGED; via the coding sequence ATGAGAGCCTCGGCCCTCGTCAGGGGTGTCATCGACCTCCTGCTGACGCTCGTGTTCGTCGTGGTGCTGGTGACCGGAATAGGGCTGTACATCGCACCCAGCGGCAGAATCGCGGAGAGCATCGGCTGGACCTTCATGGGCATGGACAAGGACACCCTCACCGACGTCCACACCTACTTCGGCTTCGTGATGGCTGGCCTGGTGTCGATACACCTGGCGATAGGCCTGAAGAGCATGTGGGTGATGCTGAAATCTGCCTTTAGGGGCTCGAGGCTCAAGGTGGCTGCTTCCCTCATCGTCCCGCTGCTCCTGATCGCCGCTGGCTACCAGGCGTTCTCGGCCTACACGGTGGAAGAGGAGCACACCACGACCTCATACGAGGAATATACGGATTCGGGGGTCTACATCACGGGGACCATGATGAAGTACTACACCGTCGAGCAGCTCGCCCAGGAGTTCAACGTTCCAACCTCCGGGCTGCTGGAAAAGCTGAGGGAGAAGGGCACAGACGCGGGTCCAGACGATACGCTGGCGGAGATTGAGTACGAGTACGACCTTGAGCGGGAGGAGTTCAAGGCGATGCTCGAGGAGATAATAACCGAGCTGAGGGGTGAGGATTGA
- a CDS encoding DUF2202 domain-containing protein, translating to MRKMWFGIGLIALLIGMSLGAVSAWRGQPGPNPYAQLGAVQEAPMLNGTLTDYYADLSQEEIDGLLYMVEEEKLARDVYLTLYEQWGLPVFSNIAKSEQTHMDAVFSLIEKYNLTAPDTLDQVGVFTNPELQELYNQLVEMGSQSEVDALKVGALIEETDIKDLEDWIVQTDNEDIKLVYSNLMAGSENHLRAFVSQLEGMGVDYTAQVLPQEQVDEILASTPSHGMRGGHRMMGHGSMNAMNGQSAQPGFWDSVENAFRHAWGWMNRFAHGLGMPL from the coding sequence ATGAGAAAGATGTGGTTTGGAATTGGGCTGATCGCCCTGTTGATAGGAATGAGCCTGGGGGCAGTCTCGGCGTGGCGCGGACAGCCGGGGCCAAACCCCTACGCCCAGCTGGGAGCCGTTCAGGAGGCGCCAATGCTCAACGGCACGCTCACGGACTACTACGCCGACCTGAGCCAGGAGGAGATAGACGGCCTGCTCTACATGGTCGAGGAGGAGAAGCTCGCGCGTGACGTCTACTTGACGCTTTATGAACAGTGGGGACTTCCGGTCTTCAGCAACATAGCCAAAAGCGAGCAGACCCATATGGACGCGGTGTTCAGCCTGATAGAGAAGTACAACCTCACCGCTCCCGATACCCTAGACCAGGTGGGCGTCTTCACCAACCCGGAGCTCCAGGAGCTCTACAACCAGCTGGTTGAGATGGGAAGCCAGAGCGAGGTTGATGCACTCAAGGTCGGTGCGCTCATAGAGGAAACCGACATCAAGGACCTCGAGGACTGGATAGTCCAGACCGACAACGAGGACATAAAGCTGGTCTACAGCAACCTCATGGCCGGAAGTGAGAACCACCTCAGGGCCTTCGTGAGCCAGCTTGAGGGCATGGGCGTTGACTACACGGCCCAGGTGCTTCCCCAGGAGCAGGTTGACGAGATACTCGCCTCAACCCCGAGCCACGGGATGAGGGGCGGCCACAGAATGATGGGACACGGAAGCATGAACGCCATGAACGGCCAGAGTGCCCAGCCCGGGTTCTGGGACTCGGTGGAGAACGCCTTCAGGCACGCCTGGGGCTGGATGAACAGGTTCGCCCACGGGCTCGGGATGCCCCTTTGA
- a CDS encoding DUF2202 domain-containing protein, whose protein sequence is MKRTGVVIVGLLLLAVLGAGCVTSDSTAGTTTLSQGGGPPEDRGYGGPPDGGYSDVPNVSAMPYQELSQDEIDAILYMREEEKLARDVYLVLYNETGLPVFQNIARSEQTHMDMVLSLIEKYNLSDPVDGMTVGEFNSTEMQELYEELVSKGSESELEALKVGALIEEIDIKDLEEWLKRTDNEDVKAVFESLMAGSENHLRAFTRLMENRYDVTYSPQVLGLEEYINIVGR, encoded by the coding sequence ATGAAGAGGACCGGTGTTGTTATCGTTGGTCTGCTACTGCTCGCGGTACTGGGCGCGGGCTGCGTAACGAGTGACTCGACGGCAGGAACTACGACCCTCTCGCAGGGGGGAGGCCCTCCCGAGGACAGGGGTTACGGCGGGCCCCCTGACGGGGGTTACTCCGACGTCCCCAACGTCTCGGCGATGCCCTACCAGGAGCTGAGTCAGGACGAAATTGACGCTATACTCTACATGCGCGAGGAGGAGAAGCTCGCGCGCGACGTCTACCTCGTGCTCTACAACGAGACCGGACTCCCCGTGTTCCAGAACATAGCGAGGAGTGAGCAAACCCACATGGACATGGTGCTGAGCCTCATCGAGAAGTACAACCTGAGCGACCCCGTTGATGGTATGACCGTCGGGGAGTTCAACAGCACCGAGATGCAGGAGCTCTACGAGGAGCTGGTCTCGAAGGGGAGCGAAAGCGAGCTCGAGGCCCTCAAAGTCGGGGCGCTGATAGAGGAGATAGACATCAAGGACCTTGAGGAGTGGCTCAAGAGAACCGACAACGAGGACGTGAAGGCGGTCTTCGAGAGCCTAATGGCGGGCAGCGAGAACCACCTGAGGGCGTTCACAAGGCTGATGGAGAACAGGTACGACGTGACGTACTCTCCCCAGGTTCTGGGCCTGGAGGAGTACATTAACATAGTGGGCCGCTGA